One window of Lentisphaera araneosa HTCC2155 genomic DNA carries:
- a CDS encoding heme-binding protein, whose translation MYKILLMISLAVLTASASEKNNIYATASASGNFKILLAAVDAACLSEVLKGEGELTVLAPTDQAFGRLAPGTVEDLLKPENKQKLIDILKFHVISGVFKANDLFAEELYTLQGQSLKTNVKDGQLFIDKAKIIANDISTSNGVIHVIDQVLLPQAEMANKEKMTKLIESAIEKGVRLYNSGEHQSCVDVYSLALESLLYWNQGTFNNDLKKSIKRALSESKNHHKADNNAWALRKLLNKAYGVLSQEMETKTMTSSFKPIIESNLPKGFPDPGPVNQVVLKEYPAYRAAQADSSGQSSTFMKLFYHIKKSGISMTAPVEMQLDTEGQSRKNMAFLYANQNIGSTGEKGNGVEVVDLPAQAYLSIGIRGSESKQKIAEAIEKIEAYLLEKNQWEVTGEPRLLGYNSPMVPRENRYWEVQLPVSSK comes from the coding sequence ATGTACAAAATATTATTAATGATAAGCTTGGCAGTTTTGACTGCATCGGCAAGTGAAAAGAACAATATTTATGCGACTGCATCTGCAAGTGGTAATTTTAAAATTCTTTTGGCGGCAGTAGATGCGGCTTGCTTATCCGAGGTTTTAAAAGGTGAGGGTGAATTAACTGTCTTAGCACCTACGGATCAGGCTTTTGGACGCTTAGCACCTGGGACTGTTGAAGATCTCTTGAAACCTGAAAATAAACAAAAACTGATCGATATCCTAAAGTTTCATGTTATTTCTGGTGTCTTCAAAGCAAATGATTTGTTTGCTGAAGAACTTTACACACTGCAAGGTCAAAGTCTAAAAACGAATGTGAAAGATGGTCAACTATTCATCGATAAAGCAAAAATAATTGCCAATGACATAAGTACTTCCAATGGGGTCATTCACGTTATTGATCAAGTTCTTCTTCCCCAAGCAGAAATGGCGAATAAAGAAAAAATGACCAAGCTGATTGAGTCTGCCATAGAAAAAGGAGTTCGCTTATATAATTCAGGGGAACATCAGTCTTGCGTAGATGTCTATAGCTTGGCATTAGAATCCTTGCTTTACTGGAACCAAGGAACTTTCAATAATGATCTGAAAAAATCTATCAAGAGGGCTCTTTCTGAGAGTAAAAATCACCACAAAGCTGATAATAATGCTTGGGCCTTAAGAAAATTATTAAATAAAGCATATGGAGTATTGAGCCAGGAAATGGAAACAAAAACAATGACGAGTTCATTTAAACCAATTATTGAGTCTAACTTGCCTAAGGGTTTTCCCGATCCTGGACCAGTGAACCAAGTGGTTTTGAAAGAGTATCCTGCTTATCGAGCAGCACAAGCGGATTCTTCAGGTCAAAGCAGTACGTTTATGAAGTTGTTTTATCATATTAAAAAATCTGGTATTTCTATGACTGCGCCAGTAGAAATGCAGTTAGATACAGAGGGCCAGTCGCGTAAAAATATGGCCTTTCTCTATGCCAATCAAAACATAGGTTCTACAGGAGAGAAAGGTAATGGAGTCGAAGTTGTTGACTTGCCAGCTCAAGCTTATTTAAGCATTGGAATTAGAGGGAGTGAATCAAAACAAAAAATTGCTGAGGCAATAGAGAAAATTGAAGCGTATCTTCTCGAGAAAAATCAGTGGGAAGTTACAGGTGAGCCTCGACTCCTGGGTTACAATAGTCCTATGGTACCTCGAGAAAATCGCTATTGGGAAGTGCAACTACCTGTCAGTTCTAAATAA
- a CDS encoding sulfatase family protein, producing MQKSEFLIAYLFFILGLQAMEKPHIIYVLMDDMGQGDVSCFNPSSKIHTPQIDALAKNGMMFTDTHTNSSVCTPTRYGILTGRYAWRTHLKKSVIGGTSPSLIKPGRMTLASLLKGQGYHTGMIGKWHLGWDFSFHPDSVKIDPLYWGYTPGTKIDYAKGVENGPDVHGFDYYYSIPSSLDIPPYVYVENGRVTNLDISERKGEEGKRLWRGGPMSADFDIEDVTPNFFRRANQFIAKNAKSDKPFFLYLPLPSPHTPILPIKKFQGKSGVNEYADFILQIDSHMGELIKTLKDNNIFDNTLLVFTADNGISPRADIVEINNAGHFPSNGFRGRKADIFEGGHRVPYIVTWPNGGVQAGSVSEQTICTTDMLATLADILEVKLPENAGEDSYSTLPLLINRPYDFKRPATVHHSINGSYAIRQGDWKLIFCAGSGGWPKSDLTPEMASAQGLPVIQLYNLKSDPAETVNLYAKYPHIVDRLTVQMQKYIDEGRSTPGEAQKNTGETPFLPKGFAELSAKLPRKVDKNVKVDGIK from the coding sequence ATGCAAAAAAGTGAGTTTTTAATCGCCTATCTATTTTTCATCCTTGGTCTCCAGGCTATGGAGAAACCTCATATAATTTATGTACTCATGGATGACATGGGGCAGGGCGATGTGAGCTGTTTTAATCCTTCGTCAAAAATTCATACGCCGCAGATAGATGCCTTGGCAAAAAATGGCATGATGTTTACTGATACCCATACCAATTCTTCAGTGTGTACTCCAACGCGATACGGAATTCTTACGGGGCGCTATGCTTGGCGCACGCATCTGAAAAAGAGCGTGATTGGCGGCACCTCACCATCTCTCATTAAACCAGGTCGCATGACTCTAGCCTCACTCTTGAAAGGTCAGGGCTATCATACGGGCATGATCGGTAAGTGGCATTTGGGCTGGGACTTTAGTTTTCACCCCGATAGTGTAAAAATTGATCCCTTGTATTGGGGGTATACTCCTGGGACAAAAATTGACTATGCTAAAGGAGTGGAAAATGGTCCTGATGTTCATGGCTTTGACTATTACTATTCTATTCCGAGTTCCTTAGATATCCCGCCTTATGTTTATGTGGAAAACGGTCGCGTCACAAACTTGGATATTAGCGAAAGAAAAGGCGAAGAAGGTAAACGTCTCTGGCGTGGGGGACCCATGTCGGCCGATTTTGATATCGAGGATGTGACCCCAAACTTTTTTCGTCGAGCCAATCAATTTATTGCGAAAAACGCAAAATCAGACAAACCATTCTTTCTGTATTTACCTCTGCCATCTCCGCATACACCGATCCTTCCCATTAAAAAATTTCAGGGAAAGAGTGGTGTCAATGAGTACGCTGACTTTATCTTGCAGATAGATTCCCACATGGGGGAGCTTATCAAAACTTTAAAAGATAATAATATCTTTGATAACACACTTCTTGTTTTTACTGCAGATAACGGAATTTCTCCTCGGGCGGATATCGTAGAAATTAATAATGCCGGACATTTTCCGAGTAATGGATTTCGCGGTCGCAAGGCCGATATTTTTGAAGGTGGTCATCGCGTTCCCTATATCGTCACTTGGCCAAATGGCGGAGTGCAAGCGGGGTCTGTTTCAGAACAAACTATTTGCACCACAGACATGTTGGCGACTTTGGCGGATATCCTCGAAGTGAAATTACCAGAGAATGCAGGAGAGGATTCCTATTCTACTTTACCCTTGCTTATAAATAGGCCTTATGACTTTAAACGTCCCGCGACTGTGCATCATTCAATCAATGGGTCTTATGCGATTCGCCAAGGTGATTGGAAATTGATTTTTTGTGCGGGTTCAGGCGGATGGCCTAAGAGTGACCTTACACCTGAAATGGCGTCGGCTCAGGGGCTACCCGTTATTCAGCTCTATAACTTGAAATCCGACCCAGCTGAAACCGTGAACCTTTATGCTAAATACCCGCATATTGTCGATCGCCTCACCGTTCAAATGCAGAAGTATATAGATGAAGGCAGAAGCACTCCAGGTGAAGCCCAGAAGAACACTGGTGAAACTCCTTTCCTACCTAAGGGTTTTGCAGAGCTCTCTGCAAAACTCCCAAGGAAAGTGGATAAAAATGTCAAAGTTGACGGTATTAAGTAG
- a CDS encoding PQQ-binding-like beta-propeller repeat protein, translated as MKFLLLLLPSVLIAQNWSSAMGPNSNYQVEGDAPIKWSLVRNENIKWRRALAEAGQSAVIVWGDKLFTTMHKAIESEDQKMAVKDVIALCLDGKTGEILWQKELPGLVTIQLSSGFSDGTVFSPLCDGEKVWFFNRCGQMACFDLDGKEIWRRSFKPRYMHTNRQAEPRIEGDAILYVEMANKKEEYTSLGKKDLKKKKEFSQNREFWTYIHGIDKNTGEILWRDKHGITVHSNPLVNTLKNGERALVEVRGGPHAPVEGPAGLTLMSLEKGREGEAIWTKDFAHFVQTNLHWNSEFIPLFAGEYHYTLNTKDGSIFKKVNFLKNVILHKSDEPSKETDLQSKKNKPATYSTNILVGDDHYFLAHASAHLGKINVRTGSVEYLELPAQVIPGKNSRSEDQFKNSIKEVKNIPINQKGFAVGHKGHNTAGFGHMQSASPILVGKHLIFPVVTGTVYVIDTTKTLEKGKALVAINDLGEAGRTWTLSSFTYSQGKLFARTMKEIICIENKEEVNAKK; from the coding sequence ATGAAATTTTTATTATTGTTATTACCCTCTGTGCTCATTGCGCAAAATTGGTCCAGTGCTATGGGGCCTAATAGCAATTACCAAGTCGAAGGTGATGCGCCCATTAAGTGGAGCCTAGTGCGCAATGAAAATATTAAATGGCGTAGGGCACTTGCTGAAGCAGGGCAATCAGCGGTCATTGTTTGGGGAGATAAACTCTTTACTACCATGCATAAAGCGATTGAATCAGAAGATCAAAAAATGGCGGTGAAAGATGTGATAGCTTTATGTCTAGATGGCAAGACAGGTGAAATACTTTGGCAAAAAGAGCTTCCAGGTTTAGTGACGATTCAATTATCAAGTGGTTTTTCTGATGGCACTGTTTTTTCTCCTTTATGTGATGGAGAAAAAGTGTGGTTTTTTAATCGCTGTGGTCAAATGGCTTGCTTTGATTTAGATGGCAAAGAGATTTGGCGACGTTCTTTCAAGCCGCGCTATATGCACACGAATCGTCAGGCCGAACCCCGTATTGAAGGCGATGCGATTCTCTATGTGGAAATGGCGAATAAAAAAGAGGAATACACGTCTCTTGGAAAAAAGGATTTGAAGAAGAAAAAAGAGTTCAGTCAAAATCGCGAATTTTGGACCTATATTCACGGGATAGATAAAAACACTGGGGAAATTCTGTGGCGCGATAAACATGGAATTACAGTTCACAGTAATCCGCTTGTCAATACATTGAAAAATGGTGAGCGAGCCCTCGTAGAAGTACGTGGAGGGCCACACGCTCCAGTGGAAGGACCCGCAGGTTTAACTTTGATGAGCTTAGAAAAAGGGCGTGAGGGTGAAGCAATTTGGACGAAAGATTTTGCTCATTTTGTTCAGACAAATCTTCATTGGAATAGTGAATTTATTCCGCTTTTTGCCGGGGAGTACCACTACACTTTGAACACAAAAGATGGCAGTATCTTTAAAAAAGTTAATTTTCTTAAAAATGTCATTCTTCATAAAAGTGATGAGCCTTCAAAGGAAACCGATTTACAAAGCAAAAAAAATAAACCCGCAACATATTCAACAAATATCCTTGTGGGAGATGATCATTATTTTTTAGCACATGCCTCAGCTCATTTGGGAAAAATTAATGTCCGCACCGGTTCAGTTGAGTACCTTGAATTGCCAGCTCAAGTTATTCCAGGAAAGAATTCCAGATCCGAAGATCAATTCAAAAATTCAATTAAGGAAGTGAAAAATATTCCTATTAATCAAAAAGGCTTTGCGGTCGGTCATAAAGGACATAACACAGCAGGCTTTGGGCACATGCAATCCGCAAGTCCCATTCTTGTTGGCAAGCACCTCATCTTCCCTGTTGTTACAGGGACCGTTTATGTGATTGATACGACAAAAACTTTAGAAAAAGGAAAAGCCTTGGTCGCTATAAATGATTTAGGAGAAGCGGGAAGAACTTGGACTTTAAGTTCCTTTACCTATTCCCAAGGGAAACTCTTTGCTCGTACAATGAAAGAAATTATCTGCATCGAAAATAAGGAAGAAGTTAATGCAAAAAAGTGA
- a CDS encoding AraC family transcriptional regulator yields MSPDKKDKQKEFLNQLRPDLNFSLLFQDLPQTLFFAKDANARLIMGNKLFVHHCGFREEEEIIGLSDDDIFPPELAEQYKNDDIKLLSTGAAKNNIIELFPNYLGDPTWFSTTKIPLFNQDGKIIGLCGTCQSLDESSQFVRPYKELAKALDYIKENYHKKITEEHLAQISCLSVRQFERRFKDTFKTTSHQYIIKLRILKSCKQLLKANKSISELALDLGFYDQSAFTKAFKKYVKTTPLKYQKKHLK; encoded by the coding sequence ATGAGCCCAGATAAAAAAGATAAACAAAAAGAATTTCTCAATCAATTACGTCCTGATTTGAACTTCTCCTTATTATTTCAGGATCTACCGCAAACGCTCTTTTTTGCGAAAGACGCCAATGCTCGTCTGATTATGGGAAATAAACTTTTTGTGCATCACTGCGGCTTTCGCGAAGAAGAAGAAATTATTGGATTAAGCGATGATGATATCTTTCCACCCGAACTCGCTGAACAGTACAAAAACGACGATATAAAACTCCTTAGTACTGGCGCAGCAAAAAATAATATCATTGAACTATTCCCCAATTATCTAGGTGATCCCACTTGGTTCTCCACAACAAAAATTCCGCTCTTTAATCAAGATGGAAAAATCATTGGTCTTTGCGGCACTTGCCAAAGTCTCGATGAATCCTCTCAATTCGTTCGTCCCTATAAAGAACTGGCTAAAGCTCTCGACTATATAAAAGAGAACTATCACAAAAAGATTACCGAGGAGCATCTAGCCCAAATTTCCTGCTTATCTGTTCGTCAATTTGAACGTAGATTCAAAGATACTTTTAAGACCACGAGTCACCAGTACATAATTAAACTTCGCATACTCAAATCCTGTAAGCAGTTGCTCAAAGCTAATAAATCTATTTCTGAGCTCGCCCTAGATCTAGGATTTTACGATCAAAGTGCTTTCACTAAAGCCTTCAAGAAATACGTCAAAACTACGCCTCTTAAATATCAGAAAAAGCATCTCAAATAA
- a CDS encoding IclR family transcriptional regulator: protein MSAEKEIKSSYIIPNLDRALRVMELLADNPKGLTMSEISDALEIPKNSAFRITATMEHRGFLERDPLSKAFILTNKMTNISHSTIAEKSLVENAWESMLKLRDESMETVLFGTLVNTQGVVLEQAPARHSFKFTVDIGTQFDLHTAAPGKAVLAYMSAREQSHYIKAMSFEQFTKNTISNADDYYEELKKVKVQGFGVDCDEEREGMRCVAAPVFNSKRQPIAAIWLTGPSSRIPIKNFPKLGQLCINAATEISKKLGA, encoded by the coding sequence ATGTCTGCCGAAAAAGAAATAAAAAGCTCTTACATCATCCCCAATCTCGACCGTGCCTTGAGAGTCATGGAATTACTTGCTGATAATCCAAAGGGCTTAACTATGTCCGAGATTTCCGATGCTTTAGAAATCCCAAAAAACTCCGCCTTTCGGATAACTGCCACAATGGAGCATCGCGGTTTTTTAGAACGTGACCCACTTAGTAAAGCCTTCATTCTAACCAACAAGATGACAAATATCTCCCATTCAACCATTGCCGAAAAAAGCCTCGTTGAAAACGCTTGGGAATCAATGCTTAAACTCAGGGACGAGAGTATGGAAACCGTACTCTTTGGTACTCTCGTCAATACTCAGGGAGTTGTTTTGGAGCAGGCTCCTGCACGCCATAGCTTTAAATTCACTGTTGATATTGGCACGCAATTTGATCTCCATACCGCTGCTCCTGGGAAAGCCGTCTTAGCCTACATGAGTGCTCGTGAACAAAGTCATTATATCAAAGCTATGAGCTTTGAACAATTCACCAAAAACACCATTTCTAATGCCGATGATTACTACGAAGAACTAAAAAAAGTTAAAGTCCAAGGTTTTGGCGTTGATTGCGATGAAGAACGTGAAGGCATGCGCTGTGTTGCCGCTCCAGTATTCAACTCTAAACGTCAGCCCATTGCTGCCATTTGGTTGACTGGCCCCTCCAGCCGCATTCCCATCAAGAACTTTCCAAAACTCGGCCAACTCTGCATCAACGCAGCCACCGAAATCTCCAAAAAACTCGGAGCTTAA